One part of the Sporosarcina ureae genome encodes these proteins:
- a CDS encoding neutral zinc metallopeptidase, whose product MKTDGRRKSSNVEDRRGRSGGGGGAIALGGGGLGIVGIILFLILGGNPGDLLDSSSAVPDQPYVETEQDKELADFVSVVLADTEDVWTELFAQEGIQYENPTLVLYSGKVDTACGFGSAAAGPFYCPGDQKLYIDLSFYDELQGSFKAPGDFAMAYVVAHEVGHHVQTLLGISDQVMPLRQKMSEEEFNKYLVRFELQADYFAGVWAHHAQGQGYLEQGDLQEAITAAGAVGDDTIQKRARGYVVPESFTHGTAKQRTYWFEHGFELGTINGGDTFKQTEK is encoded by the coding sequence GTGAAAACAGATGGACGAAGAAAAAGTTCGAATGTTGAAGATCGAAGAGGGCGAAGCGGTGGAGGCGGAGGTGCTATCGCATTAGGCGGTGGCGGTCTTGGTATCGTTGGAATTATATTATTTCTTATTCTAGGTGGTAACCCAGGTGATTTATTGGATAGCAGTTCAGCCGTGCCAGATCAGCCGTACGTAGAGACGGAACAAGATAAAGAGTTGGCCGATTTTGTTTCGGTAGTACTCGCAGATACAGAAGATGTTTGGACAGAATTATTCGCTCAAGAGGGCATTCAGTATGAAAATCCTACCCTTGTACTGTATTCTGGAAAAGTAGATACGGCATGTGGTTTCGGAAGTGCAGCTGCAGGTCCTTTTTACTGTCCTGGTGATCAAAAATTATATATTGATTTATCGTTTTACGATGAATTGCAAGGGTCATTTAAAGCACCTGGAGACTTCGCCATGGCTTATGTAGTGGCACATGAAGTAGGGCATCACGTGCAGACATTGCTTGGTATTTCTGATCAAGTCATGCCGTTGCGACAAAAAATGAGCGAAGAAGAATTTAATAAGTATTTAGTGCGATTTGAATTACAAGCAGACTATTTTGCGGGTGTCTGGGCACATCATGCACAAGGTCAAGGATATTTGGAACAAGGAGATTTGCAAGAGGCGATTACAGCAGCTGGTGCAGTCGGTGATGATACGATTCAAAAGCGTGCAAGAGGATATGTCGTACCTGAAAGTTTCACGCACGGCACAGCTAAGCAACGAACTTATTGGTTCGAACACGGTTTTGAACTAGGAACGATTAATGGTGGAGATACATTTAAACAAACTGAAAAATAA
- the serC gene encoding 3-phosphoserine/phosphohydroxythreonine transaminase produces the protein MLSDQKSVYNFNAGPSALPSEVLEKAQAELVNFKASGMSIMEMSHRSATYEEVHNQAISRLRSLFQIPENYEVLFLQGGASLQFAMVPMNFLPEGKKASYIMSGAWSDKALKEGKTIGEVYEAASTKDSNYNHVPSTEEIRFEESDAYVHITSNNTIFGTQFHEFPSTGNVPLIADMSSDILSRPIDVSKFGMIYAGAQKNLGPSGVTVAIIRKDLLENANSEIPSILKYSTHASSNSLYNTPPSFGIYMLGEVLGWMQEQGGLEQISKRNEEKANLIYDVIDNSNGFYTGHAEKDSRSLMNITFRVADEELEKQFLQEAKEAGFVGLNGHRSVGGCRASAYNAVSYAACEALQQFMLDFQESHK, from the coding sequence TTGTTGAGTGATCAAAAGTCTGTCTATAATTTTAATGCGGGTCCATCTGCTCTTCCAAGCGAAGTTCTTGAAAAAGCACAAGCTGAATTGGTGAATTTCAAAGCTTCAGGAATGTCTATTATGGAAATGAGTCACCGCAGTGCGACTTATGAAGAAGTACATAATCAAGCCATTTCTCGTCTGCGTTCTTTATTCCAAATACCTGAAAACTATGAAGTGCTATTCCTGCAAGGTGGAGCAAGTCTCCAATTCGCAATGGTTCCAATGAACTTTTTGCCTGAAGGAAAAAAGGCGAGTTATATCATGTCCGGTGCTTGGTCTGACAAGGCGTTAAAAGAAGGAAAAACTATCGGAGAAGTCTACGAAGCAGCTTCTACAAAGGATTCAAATTATAATCATGTCCCTTCAACAGAAGAAATTAGATTTGAGGAATCTGATGCGTATGTTCACATCACATCAAACAACACGATCTTCGGTACACAATTCCACGAGTTTCCTTCAACTGGAAATGTTCCGTTGATTGCTGATATGTCCAGTGACATTCTATCAAGACCAATTGACGTTAGTAAATTTGGTATGATTTATGCTGGCGCACAGAAAAACCTCGGTCCTTCAGGCGTTACAGTTGCCATCATTCGAAAAGACTTGTTGGAAAATGCTAATAGCGAAATTCCAAGTATTTTAAAGTACAGCACGCATGCTTCAAGTAACTCTTTATATAACACACCCCCATCTTTCGGTATTTATATGTTGGGTGAAGTTTTGGGCTGGATGCAAGAACAAGGCGGCTTGGAACAAATCTCAAAACGCAACGAAGAGAAAGCTAATTTAATCTATGATGTGATTGATAACAGCAATGGTTTCTATACAGGTCATGCTGAAAAAGATAGTCGTTCATTGATGAATATTACATTCCGTGTAGCGGATGAAGAATTAGAAAAGCAATTTTTACAAGAAGCTAAAGAAGCAGGATTTGTTGGATTGAATGGTCACCGTTCGGTAGGTGGTTGCAGAGCCTCTGCATACAATGCTGTATCATACGCAGCATGTGAAGCATTGCAACAATTCATGCTTGATTTTCAAGAAAGTCATAAATAA